One genomic region from Oscillospiraceae bacterium encodes:
- the gpmI gene encoding 2,3-bisphosphoglycerate-independent phosphoglycerate mutase, with protein MAELTKLTVSPDISGPVVAIILDGVGLAPMSEGNAVKLARTPVLDKLMNNYPMLALKAHGRAVGLPSDDDMGNSEVGHNAIGAGQVFEQGAKLVSVSIKSKALFSGRGWREIITNCKSNGSTLHFIGLFSDGNVHSHIDHLKALITEAKSEGIKLVRIHTLLDGRDVGETSALDYILPFEAFLNSINDSHFNARIASGGGRMNITMDRYEANWAMVERGWHIHVLGEGRQFPSAEAAVKTYREETHAIDQDLPGFVIADNGKPVGTINDGDSVIFFNFRGDRAIEISRAFEETDFTTFNRVRFPKVCYAGMLEYDGDLHIPSRFLVNPPEITNTMGEYLAGTGVTQLAVSETQKYGHVTYFWNGNKSGKYDDKTETYIEVPSDIVPFEQRPWMKCAEITDILVDSIKSGKYRFIRANFPNGDMVGHTGSLDSTIIGVESLDICLKRILAAVDQAKGICLITADHGNADEMYEIDKKTHLPAVDKNGNKKSKTSHTLNPVPCIIYDNYAKDSYTVKSGKQFGLSNIAATLVNFMGYSAPSMWDESMIEIK; from the coding sequence ATGGCTGAACTTACCAAGCTTACAGTATCCCCGGATATTTCTGGTCCGGTAGTCGCGATAATTCTCGACGGCGTAGGTCTTGCGCCCATGTCAGAAGGCAATGCCGTCAAACTTGCCCGTACGCCGGTGCTTGACAAATTGATGAATAATTATCCAATGCTCGCCCTCAAAGCTCACGGACGCGCAGTCGGACTTCCCTCCGACGATGACATGGGCAATTCCGAAGTCGGACATAATGCTATCGGAGCAGGACAGGTTTTCGAACAGGGCGCAAAGCTAGTCAGCGTGTCTATCAAATCAAAAGCATTATTTTCCGGACGCGGATGGAGAGAAATAATTACTAATTGCAAAAGCAACGGCTCTACGCTGCATTTTATTGGTCTGTTTTCCGATGGAAACGTTCATTCTCACATTGATCATCTCAAGGCTCTCATAACCGAAGCTAAATCCGAGGGCATCAAGCTTGTCCGTATACATACCCTGCTTGACGGACGCGATGTCGGAGAAACAAGCGCCCTTGATTATATCTTGCCGTTTGAAGCTTTTCTTAATTCTATCAATGACAGCCATTTCAATGCCAGAATAGCATCCGGCGGCGGCAGAATGAACATCACAATGGACAGATATGAAGCCAACTGGGCTATGGTTGAACGCGGATGGCATATACACGTACTCGGCGAAGGAAGACAGTTTCCTTCCGCTGAAGCAGCAGTTAAAACATACAGAGAAGAAACCCATGCGATAGATCAGGATCTTCCCGGCTTTGTCATAGCGGATAACGGCAAGCCTGTGGGGACGATTAACGACGGAGACAGCGTGATTTTCTTTAATTTCCGCGGTGACCGTGCAATAGAAATTTCACGGGCTTTTGAGGAAACAGACTTTACAACCTTTAACCGTGTGCGTTTCCCGAAGGTTTGCTATGCAGGAATGCTCGAATATGACGGCGATCTTCATATTCCCTCCCGTTTCCTTGTAAATCCACCTGAAATTACAAATACAATGGGTGAATATCTCGCCGGCACGGGAGTAACTCAGCTTGCTGTTTCCGAAACGCAAAAATATGGTCATGTCACATATTTCTGGAATGGAAACAAATCCGGCAAATACGACGATAAAACCGAAACATATATAGAGGTTCCTTCTGACATTGTTCCTTTTGAACAACGTCCCTGGATGAAATGCGCGGAAATCACCGATATTCTTGTGGACAGCATAAAATCCGGAAAATACCGTTTTATCCGTGCCAATTTTCCGAACGGAGACATGGTCGGACATACCGGCTCTCTTGACTCAACCATTATAGGAGTCGAGTCGCTTGATATTTGCCTGAAACGTATTCTCGCCGCTGTCGATCAAGCAAAGGGTATTTGCTTAATAACCGCGGACCACGGAAACGCGGATGAAATGTATGAAATAGATAAAAAGACTCACCTTCCCGCAGTCGATAAAAACGGAAATAAAAAATCAAAGACGAGCCATACCTTAAATCCCGTCCCATGTATTATTTATGACAACTACGCAAAGGATTCTTATACTGTAAAATCAGGAAAACAATTCGGGCTTTCAAATATCGCAGCTACGCTTGTAAATTTCATGGGTTATTCAGCTCCGTCCATGTGGGATGAGAGCATGATAGAAATAAAGTAA